In Blattabacterium cuenoti, the genomic stretch TTCGGTAATTTTTCATAAAATTTTGATAATTCAATTTGTTCTTTATTTTCAAAAATTTCTTCTAAATTATTTTTATTCATGATGTTGAATTCTTCCAGTTTGTTATCTAAATCCTCTTTAATTTTATCATGTATTTTTATACTTATTTTTTCTAAAATGCATATAGTTTCATATATGTTTTTTCCAGATTGTTTTTCCAGATGAATACGATCTATAGTTTCTGTGTTTATTGGAGCATTTATCTCTTTTAAAGAATTCATTGTTTTAATTTTTTATATAAAACCTTTAGTTTTTTTGCATTAGAAGAATATGGAAAATTGTCCATGTATTTTTCATATGATTTTCCAAAATCTTTTTTTTTAGAAAGTTGATATTGGGATACACAAATTTTATACATAATTTTTTCTTTGAAACTACTCTCTGGAAAATCATTAATAAGATCTTGAAAATAAATTAAAGAAGCCCGATATCTATGCATCAAAAAATAAGAATTAGCAATACAATAATTTTTTCTTTCTATTTTTTCTAACAAATTATTAAGCAACCTATAAGCTTCTTTAATTTTAGATCCATCAGGATATTTTTGAATAAACTGATTCAGTTTATCAATTGCAACATCAGTTTTTGTTTGATCTAAATTAAAATCTAAAGATGATAAATAATGATTTTTCACTTTTTCAAAAAAACTTCCTTCTTCTGACAAAAACGATTTCTTATCCTGAAAAAAAAAACATCCTTCTAAATCTAAAATAGAACCAATGAAAATAAAAAAGATTACTAAAATAATTCTAATCAAAATTTTTTATTTTTATGAAAATTCTTCATATCTTTATCGAAGAAATATAATCCCCCCTTGTCTTCTCCTATTAATTCGATTTTATCTAAAATCATTTTGCTTACAGCTTCTTCTTCTGTCTGTTCTTCAACATACCATTGAAGAAAATTATATGTAAAAAAATCTTTTTCTCGCAAAGAAATTTCGACTAATAAATTTATCTCATCAGAAATTTTTTTTTCATGTTCAAATAATTTCAGAAATAATTCTTTTAAAGACGGATATGTTATATTTTCAATCAATATTTTATCTAAAGTCACTTCTCCTCCTCTTCTATTAAGATATCTAATCAATTTTAACATATGCATTCTTTCTTCATTCGAATGATCATACAAAAATTCACATATTCCATCATAACCTTTTCTTTCAACCCAAGAACCCATCGATAAATATAGTAAAGAAGATTCCAATTCTCTATTCAATTGTTTGACTAACCCTAGTTGTATTTTTTTACTGAGCATATTATTCAATTAACTTAATTGTTATAAATTACTTACTTTATTTTAATGCATGTAATATTTTTTCTCTTAAAGAATTAGTTCCCTCTAGTAATGGTAATCTTACATATGGATCACATATTCCGATTATGTTCAATAAAGTTTTGATTCCTGTAGGATTTCCTTCTTCATAAACAAGATCTATTATTTTAATAATATCATAAAAAATAGAAAAGGCTTTTTTTGCATTATCCTTTTTAGCTAAGGATATCATATGAGAGATTTTTTTGGGAAAACCTTGAGCAATTACTGAAATTGCACCTTTTCCTCCACCTAATATAAAAGGCAAAATTGTAAAATCATCTCCTGATATTACATTAAAATTTTCCGGTTTTTTCTCAAAAATCCTATAACACTGTAAAATATTTCCTGAGGCTTCTTTAATTCCTATTATATTCTTATAATCATGAGCTAAACGCAAAACAGTATCCGGTATAATATTAGATCCTGTTCTTTTAGGAACATTATATAAAATTATATCTGCTTTTGTACAATTGGAAATTGATTTAAAATGTTGATAGATCCCCTCCTGAGAGGGTCTATTATAATAAGGAGAAACTGAAAGAATAGCATAAAAATCTGACAAATTTTTTATGCTATTTATTTTTTTTATAACATCCTTTGTATCATTTCCTCCTATTCCTAGAATTACAGGAATTTTCTTATAATTCGAACTTTGAATACATTTTACTACATCCAATTTTTCTTCATAACTTAATGTTGCTGTTTCTGCTGTTGTTCCCAACGCGACTAAATAATCAACATTATTATTCACAACATATTTTACAAGTTTTTCAAGTCCATTAAAATCAATTTTTCCATCCTTTTTAAAAGGAGTAACTAACGCTACACCTGTTCCATCTAATTTTTTCATAGATTATTTTGATATTTTATGTCTTCAATGTATGTGTTAATTAACCATATACTTTAAAAAAATAATAACAGATGTCAGCGCATAAAAAATGATTAATAATCTTTTTTTGTTCTTGGCCTAGCTGCAGATACAATGATATTTCGACCCATAAACTCTGTTCCATTTAATTTTTCTATAGCCTGTTTTGCATTTTCTTCATTAGACATTTCTACAAATCCAAATCCTTTACTTCTTTTACTTGATGTAGATTCATCAAAAATTATTTTAGCATGAGTTACTTCTCCTACAGATTCAAAATATTTTTTCAATTCTTGTTCTGTCATATCATAAGATAAATTACCTACGTATAATTTCGTATTGTCCATATTAAAAATTAATTGTTTTAATTAAAAGCAAATTTAGAAAAATATTTTTTCTAAATAAAGAAAAATATACTACTTAATCTAAAAGAAGTTGAAATAATCATGCATTTTATTATTAAAAAATTGAAAATTTTTTATATTAATCTGGAAAGTTTTTTTAAAAATTATAAAGAATATCTTACCAATGAATAATTTTTCTATTGTTTCATCATTATTAGACAATGATTTTTATAAATTCACAATGCAAAATGCTGTAATTAAACTATTTCCACTAGCAAAAGCTAAATATGAATTTATAAATAGAGGAAAACACACTTTTCCTAAAAATTTTGCTAAAATTCTTCAAGAAAATTTAAACAAAATGGCTCTTTTAAAACTTTCAAAAGAGGAAAGAATTTATTTAGAACAATATTGTCCCTATCTAGATTCCTCCTATCTAGATTTTTTAAATAAATATCAATACAACCCAAAAGAAGTAAATATTTTTCAAGAAGGTAAAAATATACAAATGTACATAGAAGGATTATGGAGCAGAACTATATTATGGGAAGTACCTTTAATGGCTATCATATCTGAATTATATTATAAATTAACAGGAGCTCAAAATATATCGGAAAAGAAAATTCAAAGTATAACAAAAGAAAAATTAAAAAAGTATAAAAAATTGCAAGTTAAAATTGGAGAATATGGAACAAGAAGAAGATTTTCTTATAGAATACATAAATTGGTATTGGAAATTTTAAAAAAAGAAGGAAAACCTTTCTTTATAGGAAGCAGTAATGTTCATCTATCTCATGTTTTTTCAATAAAACCAATAGGAACTCAAGGACATGAATGGATTATGTTTCATGCAGCAAAATATGGATTTAATATAGCTGATCGTATAGCTATGGAAAATTGGTTAACCATTTACAATGGTAATTTAGGAGTAGCTTTATCTGATACATACACTTCTTCTATCTTTTTTAAAAATTTTAATAAAAAACTTTCAAGTATTTTTAAAGGAGTCAGACATGATAGTGGAGATCCGATTTATTTTACTAAGGAAACTATAAAACATTATAAAAAATTGAAAATAAATCCCATAAGAAAAAAAATTATATTTTCAGATAATCTAAATCCATATAAAGTTTCTTATATTTCTTCTTTTTGTAAAAATAAGATAAATGCTTGTTTTGGAATAGGAAGCAATTTTACGAACGATGTAGGTTTCCCTAAAATGAATATTGTAATAAAAATGGTAAAAGCTTTTACAAAAAAAAAATGGATATCAGTAGTAAAACTTTCTAATGTCCAAGAAAAATCTACAGGAAAAAAAAATATGATTTTTTTAGCAAAAAAAATACTTCGTATATAAATTCGTATGTATTTATGTCATAATGACATTATGTTTTTTTTTATAAAAATATGTATTATGAAAAAAAAAAGTTTTTATATTGAGAATTATGGTTGTCAAATGAACATATCAGATAGTCATGTTATTGTTTCAATTTTATTAAAAAATGGTTTTATTTTATCTGAATTTAATAAAGCAAACATAATATTACTAAATGCTTGTTCTATTCGAGAAAAAGCAGAATTAACTATAAAGAAAAGATTGGAACAACTCAAATTTATCAAAAAAAAGAGAAAAATTTGGATTGGAATTATAGGATGTTTTTCAAGAAAAATTAAAAATTCTTTTTTACAAGAAAAAAAAGTTGATTTTTTTGTTAATCCAGATTCTTATAAAGAAATCCATAATTTTATTGATTATTCTGTAATGGGAAAACATTATTTTTATAATGCGAAAAAAGATGAAACTTATGCAGATGTCAGTTTGGTAAAAACATTACAAATATTACATAATAATAAAAAAATAACAACTTTTTTAAGTATAACAAGAGGTTGTAACAATATGTGTACATTTTGTATCGTCCCTTTTACTAGAGGAAGAGAAAGAAGTAGTGATCCATATTCTATAATAGAGGAATGTAAACGTTTATATCAAAATGGATACAAAGAAATAACTCTTTTAGGACAGAATGTTGATTCTTATTTGTGGACAGAAAAAAAAATGATTCAAAACCAAAAAAATGAAAATATTAATGTTGTAGATTTTTCAAAACTTTTAGATCTTTTAGCGAAAGAAATTCCTTCTATGAGAATAAGGTTTTCTACATCTAATCCTCACGATATGTCTAATCAAGTATTAGAAGTGATTTCTAAACATGAAAATATTTGTAAACACATTCATTTGCCTGTTCAATCTGGAAGCAATAAAATATTAAAATTAATGAATAGAAAATATACACGAGAAAAATATCTTTCTTTAGTCAAAAGAATTAAAAATATAATACCTGAATGTTCTATATCTCATGATATTATGACTGGATTTTGTAATGAAAATGAAGAAGATCACCAAAAAACTATAAGTTTAATGAATGAGATAAAATATAATTATGGATATATGTTTTCTTATTCTCCTAGACCTGGAACTTATGCATATAGAAAATTAAAAGATAATGTTCCTGTAAATACAAAAAAAAGACGACTAAAAGAAATTATTGATTTGCAAACCCAACACTCTTTTGATCGAATGCAAGAACATTTGGGAAATGTAGAAGAAGTTTTAATAGAAGGAGAATCAAAAAGAGATAGTCAACATTGGTATGGAAAAAATACACAAAATCTAACTGTAGTTTTTCCTAAAAAATCCTCAATAAATATAGGAGATTTAGCTCATGTAGAAATAGTAGATGCTACATCTGCAACTTTAATAGGAAAATATTGCAAATGATGTAAAAAATAAAAACATGGAATCCGTTTCTATCCAAAATATAAAAAAAAAATTTGGAATCATTGGATATGATTATACTTTATATAGAGCCTTAGAAAAGGCAATACAAGTAGCACCTACTGATATTTCTGTATTAGTTCTTGGAGAAAGCGGAGTAGGAAAAGAATTTATTCCAAAAATTATACATCAATATTCTTCTAGAAAACATCATACTTACATTGCAGTTAATTGTGGAGCTATTCCAGAAGGAACAATTGACAGTGAACTTTTTGGACACGAAAAAGGATCTTTTACAGGAGCAACGAGCATGCGAAAAGGTTATTTTGAAGGAGCAAATGGAGGAACTATTTTTTTAGATGAAGTAGGAGAACTACCTTTAACCACACAAGTTCGTCTTCTGAGAATATTAGAATCAGGAGAATTTATTAAAGTAGGATCCTCTAAAATCCAAAAAACAAACATACGTATTGTTGCAGCTACTAATTTAAATATGACAGAATCAATACAAAAAGGAAAGTTTAGAGAAGATTTATATTATCGTTTAAATACAGTACAAATTAATGTTCCTCCTTTACGTTTTCGTAAAAACGATATTAAATTTTTATTTAAAAAATTTTCCAATGACTTTGCAGAAAAATATCATATGCCTCCAGTAACACTTAATGAAGAGTCTTTGAAATATTTGGAAAACTATTCTTGGCCTGGTAATATCAGACAATTAAGAAATCTTACAGAACAAATTTCTGTGGTAGAAACTAAACGTGAAATCTCTGTAGATAAATTAAAAGAATATATTCCAGAAAATATTCCATCTGTATCTTTTTCTAATCATGACAATGAAGTTATACAAACATCTTTTCATGAAAGAGAAAGAGATTTTCTTTATAAAATTTTATTTGACATGAAAAAAAATTTGAATAATTTAAAAGATATTACTTTTCAATTGATTAAAAATAATTCTAATACTAGATTTATAGAAGAGAATCAACAACTTATGAAAAAAGTATTTGGAAAAATGATTCATAATAGAGATAATTCAATTTTTCAATTAGAAGATTCTTCTAAATCTGAAGAAGATTTAGATTATGAAGAAGTTGAAGAGGATTTATCTAAAAATGAGTTATCTTCTTTTTCTTTAGAAGAGAGAGAAATAAAATTTATTCAAAAAGCTTTAAAAAAAAATAATGGAAAGAGAAGAAAAGCAGCAAAAGAATTGGGTATTTCGGAAAGAACATTATATAGAAAAATTAAACAATATGGCTTATAAAAATTTTATCTTTATTTTCATATTATTTTTAACTAGTTGTTATCATTCTTCTTTTTTAGATATAAAAAAAACAATAGAAATAGGAACTTTTTCAGAAGTAGTTAATATTCCTCAAAGATCCATTTCTTTTGATTTTAAAAGAAGTGTTGAAGATTATATTATGAAACATAATCCTTCCAATTTAGTTTTAAGAAATGGTGATTCTGTTTTAGAAGGGGTGTTTCTTAATTATGCAATCATTCCAATGGAAAATTATCCATTAAAAAAAATTAAGGTTACAGCAAGAATATCTTATAAAGATCAATATGAACCAGAAAAAAATTGGGAAGAAAATTTTGTTGTTTCTGAAGAATTTTATAAAAATAAAAAAAATCTTTTTCCGAAAGAAACTATTGATAAAATCATAGAAAAATTAACAATCAAAGTATATAATAAAATATTTGATTCTAATAACAATTGGTAATATTTTGGTAATATTAATGAAAAATACGTCTATGATCATGTTGAGCTTATTTATTGTTATAATATGTTTTTTACTTATGTTGGTAATTCTAATACAAAATCCAAAAAGAGAAAGTATCCATCAATCTTTTATGGAAAAAAATTTCAGATTTTTTGGAATTAAAAGAACAAATACATTTTTGGAAAATGTGACTTGGTTTTTATCTATTATGATATTTCTTTTGACTCTATTTTTTAATTTTTTATTAAAATTGAATATGTCATAATGACATTTAATATGATTTCAATATGAAATTTTCTTCATTTGGCATGTTTTTGGCTCTAAACGATTAGAATCGTTAACCTTTAAAATTATTTATAATATGGTGGAAGTAAAGATTAAACCTTTAGCAGATCGCGTTCTTGTGCAACCTGATCCTGCTGAAACCAAAACTGCTTCAGGTATCATTATTCCTGATACGGCAAAAGAAAAACCACAAAAAGGGATTATAATAGCAGTAGGAAGGGGAAAAAAAGATGAACCTATGAGTCTAAAAGAAGGAGATCGAGTTTTGTACGGTAAATATTCTGGAACAGAATTAAAATGGGAAGGTAAAGAATATCTTATTATGCGAGAATCTGATGTTATAGCTATTATATGATTCATATAACTTTATTAAAAAGGTAAATTCATTAAAAATTTAAAAATTATGGCAAAAGATATTAAATTCGATATTGAAGCAAGAGATAAATTAAAAAAAGGAGTGGATGCATTGGCTAATGCAGTTAAAGTGACTTTGGGACCAAAAGGTCGTAATGTTGTGTTACAAAAATCTTTCGGAGGACCTCAAGTCACTAAAGATGGAGTTACTGTTGCTAAAGAAATTGAATTGGAGGATTCTATAGAGAATCTTGGAGCTCAGATGGTTAAAGAAGTTGCTTCCAAAACTAATGATGTAGCAGGAGATGGAACTACAACTGCAACTGTATTAGCTCAAGCTATTGTCAGAGAAGGATTAAAAAATGTAGCAGCTGGAGCTAATCCTATGGATTTAAAAAGAGGAATAGATAAAGCTTTAGAAGTAGTTATCATAGATCTTAAAAGACAATCTAGAGAAGTGGGAGGAAACACAGAAAAAATCAAACAAGTAGCTTCTATTTCTGCAAATAATGATGAAAAAACAGGTGCTTTGATTGCTGATGCTTTTGAGAAAGTAGGAAAAGAAGGAGTTATTACAGTGGAAGAAGCAAAAGGAACAGACACATCTGTAGATGTAGTGGAAGGAATGCAATTTGATAGAGGTTATCAATCTCCTTATTTCGTTACAAATACTGAAAAAATGATAACAGAATTCGATCAACCTCAAATTTTGTTATCTGACAAAAAAATAGCAGCAATGAAAGATTTGTTGCCTATATTAGAACCTGTAGCACAATCCGGAAAACCTTTATTAATTATATCAGAAGAAGTGGAAGGAGAAGCATTAGCTACATTAGTAGTCAATAAAATTAGAGGAACTTTAAAAGTAGCAGCCATTAAGGCTCCTGGTTTTGGGGACAGAAGAAAAGCTATGTTGGAAGATATTGCTATATTAACAGGAGGAACTGTAATTTCAGAAGAAACAGGGAGCAAGTTAGAAGACGTCAAATTACACATGTTAGGAAAAGCAGAAAGAGTTATTATAGATAAAGATAACACTACTATTGTAAATGGAGGTGGAAGTAAAAAAGATATAAGAGCACGTGTTGATCAAATTAAAGCTCAAATTGAATCTACTACATCAGATTATGATAAGGAAAAATTACAAGAACGTCTTGCAAAATTAGCTGGGGGAGTAGCTGTATTATATGTTGGAGCAGCTTCTGAAGTAGAAATGAAAGAAAAAAAAGATCGTGTTGATGATGCCTTAAATGCTACTAGAGCTGCAGTAGAAGAAGGAATTGTGGCTGGAGGAGGTGTAGCTTTAGTTCGTGCTATTAAATCTTTAGAAAATAAAAAAGGAGATAATGTAGATCAAGATACTGGAATACAAATAGTTAGAAGATCACTCGAGGAACCTTTACGTCAAATTGTGGCTAATGCAGGAGGGGAAGGATCTGTTGTTGTAGCTAAAGTAGCAGAAGGAAAAGGTGATTTTGGGTATGATGCAAAAATTGGTGAGTATAAAAATATGATAGTAGCAGGTATTATAGACCCAACTAAAGTAGCTAGAGTTGCATTAGAAAACGCTGCATCTGTTTCAGGAATGCTATTAACTACTGAATGTGTTGTAACAGAAATAAAAAAAGAGGAACCTAATGTTGCACCTCCAATGCCAGGAGCTGGAGGAGGAGGAATGGGTGGAATGATGTGATGTAAAAATAAAAAAATAGTGTCTTGTAAAAGGACACTATTTTTTTTTAAAATATAATCAAAACCAATTTTTCTGAATTTTCAAAGTTTGTTCAATGACATCTCTAACACATCCTCTCCCTCCTTTCTTAGGAGAAACATATTTGGATATATCTTTAACTTCTTGAACCGCATCTATAGGAGAACAAGGCAAAGCAACTGATTTCATAATTTCGATATCAGGAATATCGTCCCCCATATAAAGAATTTTCTTTTTAGTAATATTTAAAATATTACAATATTTATCTAAATACTTTTTTTTATCATCTACTCCTTGATAAATATAACGAATATTCAATCTTCTCAAACGTTTAAAAACCATTAGATCAGATCCTCTTGTTATAATGCATAAATTATATCCTTTTTTTTTTGCTAATTGTATAGCATAACCATCTTTAGCAAACATTTGACGGACCATATTTCCATCCGGAAACAGATTTAAAGTACAATTAGTCAATACTCCATCCACATCAAATATGAAAGTATTAATATCATTCATTATACTTATATAATTTTTCATATATTCCATTAAACATAATAAAAACGATCGTTGTTTTGAAAACAAGAAAAACAACTTCACATTCACAAAAGAAAATTAAACAACATACAAATCTCTAATATATTTATTAAATATCCTCAAAATTAATATTTGTGAAATTTTTCATTTCTGATGCCTTTTTATGACCCTCTTTAATTTCTTGATTGTATGTAGTATGATTTTTAAAATCTTTTTGATGACGTTCTGAAATAACTTCTCTACCTTTTTCATTAATAATAAATCGAATCATATCATCAAGTATACTCTGGAATTTTGAAAAGTCTTCTTTATACAAATATATTTTATGCTTTTTATAAGTTATTTCTCCTGTTTCAGAAAAATTTTTTTTACTTTCAGTTATAGTCAAATAATAATCACCAGCTCTTGTTTCTCTTGCATCAAAAAAATAAGTTCGACTACCAGTTTTTAGAGTTCGTGAACAAATTTCATTTCTCTCTTTGATATTTTCTTTTTCTTCCATTTCAAAAAATATTATAATCCTAATTAAGCAAATCTAAACAAAAAAAATGGTCCGTACTATATAATTATTCGAAATAAATTTTCACAAAAAAAATTTTTTATTTTCTATTCTTGATATTTTTCCATTTTTTAAAACAATAAATAAATCAAAATCAGAAATATAAGAAGTATCATGAGTTATAATAATAATAGTACTATACTTCATTTTTTTCTTAATATAATGAATAATCAATTTTCTAGTTTTTTGGTCTATAGAAGAAAAACTATCATCAAATATAATAATTTTTGGATTTCTTATTATAGCTCTAGCTATACATATTCTTTGTTTTTGTCCTCCAGATAAAGTAATTCCTCTTTCTCCTATGACAGTTTCATATCCATTTTTAAAATTGAAAATTTCATTTTCTATCATAGCTATTCTAGCAGCATCATATACTTTACACGGAGCTACTTTATTGACACTTCCCAAAGCTATATTATTATAAATAGAATCTGAAAAAAGAAAAGATTCTTGAGGAACATAACCAATATGATTCCTAAAATCATATAAATTATGATTTTTTAAAGATAAATTATCTACTAATATATCTCCTTGAGATGGGTCATATAAACGAGAAATTAATCTTCCTATGGTCGTTTTCCCTGATCCTGTTTCTCCTGTTAAAATTAAAGTTTTTCCTTTCATTAAAGTAAAGGATATTTT encodes the following:
- a CDS encoding outer membrane protein assembly factor BamD → MIRIILVIFFIFIGSILDLEGCFFFQDKKSFLSEEGSFFEKVKNHYLSSLDFNLDQTKTDVAIDKLNQFIQKYPDGSKIKEAYRLLNNLLEKIERKNYCIANSYFLMHRYRASLIYFQDLINDFPESSFKEKIMYKICVSQYQLSKKKDFGKSYEKYMDNFPYSSNAKKLKVLYKKLKQ
- a CDS encoding ferritin; the encoded protein is MLSKKIQLGLVKQLNRELESSLLYLSMGSWVERKGYDGICEFLYDHSNEERMHMLKLIRYLNRRGGEVTLDKILIENITYPSLKELFLKLFEHEKKISDEINLLVEISLREKDFFTYNFLQWYVEEQTEEEAVSKMILDKIELIGEDKGGLYFFDKDMKNFHKNKKF
- the dapA gene encoding 4-hydroxy-tetrahydrodipicolinate synthase yields the protein MKKLDGTGVALVTPFKKDGKIDFNGLEKLVKYVVNNNVDYLVALGTTAETATLSYEEKLDVVKCIQSSNYKKIPVILGIGGNDTKDVIKKINSIKNLSDFYAILSVSPYYNRPSQEGIYQHFKSISNCTKADIILYNVPKRTGSNIIPDTVLRLAHDYKNIIGIKEASGNILQCYRIFEKKPENFNVISGDDFTILPFILGGGKGAISVIAQGFPKKISHMISLAKKDNAKKAFSIFYDIIKIIDLVYEEGNPTGIKTLLNIIGICDPYVRLPLLEGTNSLREKILHALK
- a CDS encoding RNA recognition motif domain-containing protein, translated to MDNTKLYVGNLSYDMTEQELKKYFESVGEVTHAKIIFDESTSSKRSKGFGFVEMSNEENAKQAIEKLNGTEFMGRNIIVSAARPRTKKDY
- the pncB gene encoding nicotinate phosphoribosyltransferase; the protein is MNNFSIVSSLLDNDFYKFTMQNAVIKLFPLAKAKYEFINRGKHTFPKNFAKILQENLNKMALLKLSKEERIYLEQYCPYLDSSYLDFLNKYQYNPKEVNIFQEGKNIQMYIEGLWSRTILWEVPLMAIISELYYKLTGAQNISEKKIQSITKEKLKKYKKLQVKIGEYGTRRRFSYRIHKLVLEILKKEGKPFFIGSSNVHLSHVFSIKPIGTQGHEWIMFHAAKYGFNIADRIAMENWLTIYNGNLGVALSDTYTSSIFFKNFNKKLSSIFKGVRHDSGDPIYFTKETIKHYKKLKINPIRKKIIFSDNLNPYKVSYISSFCKNKINACFGIGSNFTNDVGFPKMNIVIKMVKAFTKKKWISVVKLSNVQEKSTGKKNMIFLAKKILRI
- the miaB gene encoding tRNA (N6-isopentenyl adenosine(37)-C2)-methylthiotransferase MiaB, producing MKKKSFYIENYGCQMNISDSHVIVSILLKNGFILSEFNKANIILLNACSIREKAELTIKKRLEQLKFIKKKRKIWIGIIGCFSRKIKNSFLQEKKVDFFVNPDSYKEIHNFIDYSVMGKHYFYNAKKDETYADVSLVKTLQILHNNKKITTFLSITRGCNNMCTFCIVPFTRGRERSSDPYSIIEECKRLYQNGYKEITLLGQNVDSYLWTEKKMIQNQKNENINVVDFSKLLDLLAKEIPSMRIRFSTSNPHDMSNQVLEVISKHENICKHIHLPVQSGSNKILKLMNRKYTREKYLSLVKRIKNIIPECSISHDIMTGFCNENEEDHQKTISLMNEIKYNYGYMFSYSPRPGTYAYRKLKDNVPVNTKKRRLKEIIDLQTQHSFDRMQEHLGNVEEVLIEGESKRDSQHWYGKNTQNLTVVFPKKSSINIGDLAHVEIVDATSATLIGKYCK
- a CDS encoding sigma-54 interaction domain-containing protein; amino-acid sequence: MESVSIQNIKKKFGIIGYDYTLYRALEKAIQVAPTDISVLVLGESGVGKEFIPKIIHQYSSRKHHTYIAVNCGAIPEGTIDSELFGHEKGSFTGATSMRKGYFEGANGGTIFLDEVGELPLTTQVRLLRILESGEFIKVGSSKIQKTNIRIVAATNLNMTESIQKGKFREDLYYRLNTVQINVPPLRFRKNDIKFLFKKFSNDFAEKYHMPPVTLNEESLKYLENYSWPGNIRQLRNLTEQISVVETKREISVDKLKEYIPENIPSVSFSNHDNEVIQTSFHERERDFLYKILFDMKKNLNNLKDITFQLIKNNSNTRFIEENQQLMKKVFGKMIHNRDNSIFQLEDSSKSEEDLDYEEVEEDLSKNELSSFSLEEREIKFIQKALKKNNGKRRKAAKELGISERTLYRKIKQYGL
- the secG gene encoding preprotein translocase subunit SecG; the encoded protein is MLVILIQNPKRESIHQSFMEKNFRFFGIKRTNTFLENVTWFLSIMIFLLTLFFNFLLKLNMS
- a CDS encoding co-chaperone GroES codes for the protein MVEVKIKPLADRVLVQPDPAETKTASGIIIPDTAKEKPQKGIIIAVGRGKKDEPMSLKEGDRVLYGKYSGTELKWEGKEYLIMRESDVIAII
- the groL gene encoding chaperonin GroEL (60 kDa chaperone family; promotes refolding of misfolded polypeptides especially under stressful conditions; forms two stacked rings of heptamers to form a barrel-shaped 14mer; ends can be capped by GroES; misfolded proteins enter the barrel where they are refolded when GroES binds), which encodes MAKDIKFDIEARDKLKKGVDALANAVKVTLGPKGRNVVLQKSFGGPQVTKDGVTVAKEIELEDSIENLGAQMVKEVASKTNDVAGDGTTTATVLAQAIVREGLKNVAAGANPMDLKRGIDKALEVVIIDLKRQSREVGGNTEKIKQVASISANNDEKTGALIADAFEKVGKEGVITVEEAKGTDTSVDVVEGMQFDRGYQSPYFVTNTEKMITEFDQPQILLSDKKIAAMKDLLPILEPVAQSGKPLLIISEEVEGEALATLVVNKIRGTLKVAAIKAPGFGDRRKAMLEDIAILTGGTVISEETGSKLEDVKLHMLGKAERVIIDKDNTTIVNGGGSKKDIRARVDQIKAQIESTTSDYDKEKLQERLAKLAGGVAVLYVGAASEVEMKEKKDRVDDALNATRAAVEEGIVAGGGVALVRAIKSLENKKGDNVDQDTGIQIVRRSLEEPLRQIVANAGGEGSVVVAKVAEGKGDFGYDAKIGEYKNMIVAGIIDPTKVARVALENAASVSGMLLTTECVVTEIKKEEPNVAPPMPGAGGGGMGGMM
- a CDS encoding KdsC family phosphatase; protein product: MNDINTFIFDVDGVLTNCTLNLFPDGNMVRQMFAKDGYAIQLAKKKGYNLCIITRGSDLMVFKRLRRLNIRYIYQGVDDKKKYLDKYCNILNITKKKILYMGDDIPDIEIMKSVALPCSPIDAVQEVKDISKYVSPKKGGRGCVRDVIEQTLKIQKNWF
- a CDS encoding DUF3276 family protein, with the translated sequence MEEKENIKERNEICSRTLKTGSRTYFFDARETRAGDYYLTITESKKNFSETGEITYKKHKIYLYKEDFSKFQSILDDMIRFIINEKGREVISERHQKDFKNHTTYNQEIKEGHKKASEMKNFTNINFEDI